A region from the Geotrypetes seraphini chromosome 10, aGeoSer1.1, whole genome shotgun sequence genome encodes:
- the NAT14 gene encoding N-acetyltransferase 14 yields MPLLDESQLSVREIREDEQQIVLEILKEGFKDMENRLILYILTRPPTLLLLAVVSSGLRFLLHSFLVALLLPVLFAVAALKLVLWRSPDLHHIGSGSQQNLWVAVYSREDVCGCVALEPTAEPTVVELRRLAVSRWYRRSGVGTALLHFIEEKAQREGFTAVVIHISVMATAAVALLEKSGYITSGGRDWLGYTVVQKFRKVL; encoded by the exons ATGCCTTTGCTGGATGAGAGTCAGCTTTCTGTCCGGGAGATTCGAGAAGATGAACAGCAGATAGTACTGGAGATTTTGAAG GAGGGTTTCAAGGATATGGAGAACCGCCTGATCCTATATATTCTGACCCGTCCACCAACTTTGCTGCTTCTGGCTGTTGTCAGCAGTGGTCTCCGCTTTCTCCTGCACTCCTTCCTGGTTGCTCTGCTACTGCCTGTCCTTTTTGCTGTGGCTGCCTTGAAGCTTGTCCTGTGGCGCTCCCCAGACCTCCATCACATTGGCAGTGGTAGCCAACAAAATCTCTGGGTAGCTGTCTATAGCAGAGAAGATGTTTGTGGCTGTGTGGCTCTGGAGCCTACAGCAGAACCCACAGTAGTGGAGCTGAGGCGACTGGCAGTGAGCCGCTGGTACCGGCGGTCTGGGGTGGGCACTGCCTTACTACACTTCATTGAGGAGAAGGCTCAGAGGGAAGGGTTCACTGCGGTGGTAATCCATATATCAGTGATGGCCACCGCCGCTGTGGCACTGTTAGAAAAGAGTGGGTACATTACCAGTGGAGGCCGAGATTGGCTGGGGTACACTGTGGTGCAGAAGTTCAGGAAAGTTCTGTAA